Within the Salvia hispanica cultivar TCC Black 2014 chromosome 4, UniMelb_Shisp_WGS_1.0, whole genome shotgun sequence genome, the region TTAaactttgcatattttctaaaatgaaaacattacTTATCCTCATTCCATTTAACTTGCATTTGATGGATGGAggaattttatctttttctctttatattaAACGAATATAATCCCTAGGGCCATAACCATACCCAAATGGCCAAATTTGAAATGGCCCAAACACCATTGAAGACATAAGGACAAAAACCAAGATAGATAGGAAATTTGTCAGGATGTCAACGAGTGAGGGAAGGACCACTCTCATaaggatgatgatgatgacgtgtgatgaaaattgaagatcAAGCTAAAGATATTTACAAATATGGATTGGCCATATCATTATTGTCTTCACCTGCATCAACCAACCCATCATccatttcaatttcatgcatAGAAATGTGTGCCTCCAACCCCATCCCCTCATTAccatttttcatgttttgCATGCTTCAAACTAAAACCAACTTCACTTCAAAGACAAGAATTCTTGAAAAAGTTAGGATGATGGCTAAGTAATGCATTTTGTATCCAACAATATTAAGCAATTCAAGTTAGGACGTGAATCTACCAATATAGCAAGATGGATGGATGAATGAATGAAGTGAAAGAAAAGAAGTTACTTGGAATAGAAGGCATTGCCCATCTTTTAATGCAACTCTTGCAATTGCGCAAGATTCTTGAAAAACAATGCAAATTCAACACAATGGGATGTGTTAGATAAGATTTAGACAAATTAGTGATGGCAAGAATTCAAGAattaatcaaacaacaacCTGCAAATATTGATGCTCATGACTACTAATTGTTTATTGCAACTTTGCTACTTGGGGTGTGGTATCTATACACAGACAAAGCTCACCCATCTCTCATaggtgtgtgtgaatgtgtgtttttttctttttcatctttgAAGATCAATCAGTCTCTAAGTAGTTATTCCACTTAAAGGAAAACTAAGGGTGTTTAGCTTTTTAGGTTTTCCTATGGGGAAATTAATGagattctcttcttctcctccaGCCAAATTGGGGAAAATATTCAATATCTAATTTTACTTAACTTGCAAATTGAGCTATTTCATAAGTAGGGCATCAAAAAACTAGGAATGCATTTCCTTTATAACTCCAGCCTTCAAAGCAAGAAGATCACACACATCTCACTCACAAAGGAGAAACATTTTAACAATATATTTCTCCAAACCTAACTCGTAGCGAGTTTTACTTATTAGTCCAATCCAATGAAAAGACGAGTAAATGTAAGTACGAAGATATCGACAACATAGATAGATCTAAGTAAACATGGTAAGGACATGGATTCTAAGTTCGGGAAGAAACCTTAGCTAGGGTTCATTCAATATAACCAGCTAAATCCAATTCAAGTATCTAAACTAAAGAATATCTCCAAAAATGCATTGCCTAGCTATTAAGGAACATGCCATGTTCAAGTTCAATCCATGTGGATACGGCATCCTTAAAAACAACCCGGTTGATGTAATTCAGCGCGTCTCTAACGACATTACTAGACCATTTTCGCGCACCATATGCGAACCTCTAGAGCTATATATGGAAGAACTTCTATCTCATATCACCCCATTACTACATCCAAATAGTTGAAATCAAGGGTTTCCTTACTAAAAAACAATGTCAATAAATCACAAGAAACTGAATCACAATTCCAAATTGCATTGCATACATATAGAAACAAATAtgacaagaaaagaaatggaaaCTCAATAGACATGCAAAGTAGAGTATTAGTAATATCTGATAGGAGTACATCAAATATGCTACTGCCAAAGCCAAATTAGAATCCTAGTAAACAAAATGTGCCCTTTTGCAACTGATGTAAATCAAAACATTAGTCAGAAGCATCACCAAAATATGTCCAAACAAAGTCCAACCTACACTCACCTCCACATTCATCCTCCTCTTCCTTTCCATCAAAAAACACCTCTTCTCCATCCCATTTCCCCACATGAAATCAACCATCAAAaccaccgccaccgcctccCCCGCCCCACCCGAAAAGATCCGCCGAAAACGGATAATTCCCCGGTTGCTGCTGCGCCGCATTCCCCCCTCCCCCGCCGGAATTCAAAAAAGACCCAtccccaccgccgccgccggcaGTGACACCAGACGACTGAGAAGCGCTCGGCGCCGCCGCTGcgccctcctcctcctcctccagcGGCAGGCGCTCGAACACCGCATTCGCAAACGACGCCGCCATCAGCACCACCGGCCCCGACGCCACGAGCGGCGCCACCACGATCCCCCCGACCACCTGCCCCTGCCCGCCGGACAGAAAAATCGACAAACCCCCCGCCCCCGGCGGCGCCGGCGGCGGCAGCACCGTGCCGGAAATGGACAAAATCTCAAATCGCCCGTGCAAGGTCACCACCGCCCCCGCCGCCGCAGGCTGCCGGAGCGTGACATTCGCCACCGTGCCGCCGCCGCTGAGGACGCAGACGCCCCTGCCGCGGCGGCGCGCGTAGACAGAAACGCTCTCGACGACGTCGTTTCCCGAGGCGACCTCCAGCACGTGCGAGCGCAGCGCATTGGGGCTGTCACGTGTCACCACAATCGGCGGCTTCGGCTTGTTCTTCGACCCCGGCGGCCGCCCCCTCGGCCGccgcccgccgccgccggagcTCGTGGTGGCCCCCGCCTCCAATTCCTTCTCATTTGGGGAGTCTTCCATATCTGAATTAGGGTTTGTTAGGAGCTGATGAACATATCCATCCATTCTTGcatctatctctctctctctctaaattctataaagattgaatttttttctggTAAATATGGTTTGTACTAATATCTGACAAgaaaaagattgaattttttgatatagattgagagagagagaaagaggaaaatgaaatattactaTTGACCAGAATCCAAGAAGTGTGATTGGACATCTACATCTccataaattgaataaaagtattttataataagaatTTCCAACTACTCAAAAACAGCAAGTTTGAACGCTCTCTTGTAATGATCTTGTg harbors:
- the LOC125221607 gene encoding AT-hook motif nuclear-localized protein 27-like, which encodes MDGYVHQLLTNPNSDMEDSPNEKELEAGATTSSGGGGRRPRGRPPGSKNKPKPPIVVTRDSPNALRSHVLEVASGNDVVESVSVYARRRGRGVCVLSGGGTVANVTLRQPAAAGAVVTLHGRFEILSISGTVLPPPAPPGAGGLSIFLSGGQGQVVGGIVVAPLVASGPVVLMAASFANAVFERLPLEEEEEGAAAAPSASQSSGVTAGGGGGDGSFLNSGGGGGNAAQQQPGNYPFSADLFGWGGGGGGGGFDG